In a genomic window of Magnolia sinica isolate HGM2019 chromosome 14, MsV1, whole genome shotgun sequence:
- the LOC131225523 gene encoding pre-mRNA-processing-splicing factor 8A-like — translation MEVEVALRDLILSDYAKKNNVNTSALTQSEIRDIILGAEINPPSQQGQQIAEIEKQAKEVSQHIIVTTRTTIVR, via the exons ATGGAG GTTGAGGTTGCTCTGAGAGATCTTATACTCTCAGATTATGCCAAGAAGAATAATGTAAACACCTCGGCACTGACACAGTCTGAAATTCGTGATATAATACTGGGGGCTGAGATAAATCCACCTTCACAACAGGGCCAACAGATTGCCGAGATTGAGAAGCAG GCGAAAGAAGTAAGCCAACATATAATAGTCACAACAAGGACAACAATTGTGCGATGA